One genomic region from Lepidochelys kempii isolate rLepKem1 chromosome 19, rLepKem1.hap2, whole genome shotgun sequence encodes:
- the SLFNL1 gene encoding schlafen-like protein 1 → MDDSPEETTEQTAGEPRAGPVEEALPCPTHVYTLCIRNLNPKYSQEVLCSMLKDILGTASLPLQRHDIEVVKKPRRAYALVQVATELSLENVLKQLQVASDMEQRLLRELVMKGKTLVVEEGKRALPSAKECQESDTEVTGASTPESPVLGRLQAGKSRLRGSEEAQPSPCWKGPPPAQKLAERPAAFLSGTRSDSAIVRREIVGQERLFYGAFMGSETRNVEFKRGGGEYLSVTLKHHVRKYVCAFLNSEGGSLFVGVEDNGFVNGVRCGHKEEDRIRLLIDSLLKGFKPQVFPDAYTLTFIPVVKAEDTGIFLKVIRLSVHLPRQQGELLLYETDQGEVYLRRDGSIQGPLSGSAIQEWCRQKWTGEVRKLEERIESLMKEKESLQQQINQQRSWNPKSRFCTIL, encoded by the exons ATGGATGATTCACCGGAGGAGACTACGGAACAGACAGCAGGGGAGCCACGGGCAGGGCCTGTGGAGGAGGCGCTCCCGTGCCCGACTCACGTCTACACACTGTGTATTAGGAACCTGAACCCCAAGTACTCGCAAGAGGTTCTCTGCAGCATGCTGAAGGACATTCTGGGCACCGCCAGCCTCCCCCTGCAGCGGCACGACATAGAAGTGGTGAAGAAACCGAGACGAGCCTACGCCTTGGTGCAGGTGGCCACTGAGCTGAGCCTGGAGAACGTCCTGAAGCAGCTCCAGGTTGCCTCGGACATGGAGCAACGTCTCCTCAGGGAGCTAGTGATGAAAGGGAAAACCCTGGTGGTGGAGGAAGGCAAGAGAGCCTTGCCCAGCGCTAAGGAGTGCCAAGAG AGTGACACAGAGGTgactggagccagcaccccagaGTCTCCCGTGCTGGGGCGTTTGCAGGCTGGCAAGAGCAGGCTGCGGGGGTCCGAGGAAGCCCAACCCAGCCCTTGTTGGAAgggcccccctccagcccagaaGCTGGCGGAGCGGCCGGCAGCGTTTCTTAGCGGCACCAGGTCAGACAGCGCCATTGTTCGGCGGGAGATCGTGGGCCAGGAGCGCTTGTTCTATGGAGCCTTCATGGGGAGTGAGACCAGGAACGTGGAGTtcaagcggggtgggggggaataccTGAGCGTGACCCTCAAACACCACGTCCGGAAGTATGTGTGTGCCTTCCTCAACAGCGAAGGGGGCAGCCTCttcgtgggggtggaggacaACGGCTTCGTGAATGGGGTCAGGTGTGGTCACAAAGAGGAGGACCGCATCCGCCTGCTCATCGACTCCCTTCTGAAAGGGTTCAAGCCGCAGGTGTTCCCTGACGCCTACACCCTGACCTTCATCCCTGTGGTCAAAGCAGAAGACACCGGTATCTTCCTGAAGGTGATCCGGCTAAGCGTTCATCTGCCCAGACAGCAGGGAGAGCTGCTGCTTTATGAAACAGACCAGGGAGAAGTGTACCTGCGCCGGGACGGCAGCATCCAGGGACCACTCTCAGGGAGCGCCATCCAGGAGTGGTGCAGGCAG AAATGGACAGGAGAAGTGAGGAAGCTGGAAGAGCGGATAGAGAGTTTGATGAAGGAGAAGGAGAGCCTGCAGCAACAAATCAACCAGCAGCGGAGCTGGAATCCCAAATCTAGATTCTGCACCATCCTGTGA